The Antricoccus suffuscus genomic interval GTCGGTGGTCACGCAGGTAATTCCGCGGTCTTCGGCGAGAGTCTTCGCCTGTGGCTTGACGACGTTGCCGGCTAGTACGCCGCGCACCGGTGCGATTTTCGACGAACGGTTCAGCAGGTCGAGGTAGCGAGTGAGCTGCTCGACCGCCGAAATCTCGACGACGCGTTTCACCTCGATCGCCACCGTGCCCACGTCCTCGCGGGCAAGGATGTCGACCGGACCGATCGGTGTCGGGTATTCGCGCCGGACCAGGCGAAGTCCCGCTCCGATGACATCGAGATGGTCGGCCAGCAAGGCTTGCAGGTGCGCCTCGACGCCGTCCTTCATCAGGCCGGGATCGACGCCCAAATGATGCGTCGAGTCACTGAGAATTTCCTCGATGCGGATGACCAGCGTCTCGCCGGCCTTGTTCTTCACCGTCCACTCGCCGTCGCGCTCGATGAGCGTGCATGGCGGTGACATCCAGTTCAGCGGTTTGTAGGAGCCGCCGTCGGAATGGACGAGCACCGAGCCATCGGCCTTGACCATCAGCAACCTGGTCGCCTTAGGTAAGTGGGCACTCAACCGCCCGGCGTAGTCGACCTCGCACGTAGCGATCACCATTCTCACGAGGGTCGACGCTACCAAAGACCGGCACTTCCGGCGCAATGCAAACCGACCAGAACTCTGCGAAGATTGACAGGTCGATCACGGCCATCAGCTTGGGAGACGTATGAGCACCTTTACCAGCCTCAATCCGGCCAGTGGGGACACGATCGCGTCGTTCCCGATTATGGACGAGCGGTCCGTGCACACCGTCGTCGAGGACGCCCGTGA includes:
- the nucS gene encoding endonuclease NucS, giving the protein MRMVIATCEVDYAGRLSAHLPKATRLLMVKADGSVLVHSDGGSYKPLNWMSPPCTLIERDGEWTVKNKAGETLVIRIEEILSDSTHHLGVDPGLMKDGVEAHLQALLADHLDVIGAGLRLVRREYPTPIGPVDILAREDVGTVAIEVKRVVEISAVEQLTRYLDLLNRSSKIAPVRGVLAGNVVKPQAKTLAEDRGITCVTTDYDELRGLTDPTARLF